In the genome of Acanthopagrus latus isolate v.2019 chromosome 17, fAcaLat1.1, whole genome shotgun sequence, the window GTCAGCCACGGGCATGCTGACTTGTGAAAGAATGCGCTGATATATGATGCCAGATAGTATTGGTGTCATTCACACTGGGGAGGGAGCTGCATGGGGTCATGTCCCCAACACTCCTGGAAGCGGCACATCTTGTCCCCGTCACTCTTTCAATGCagaataataatttaaaagaaaacatcgTTTGAAAAATAAGGAACAAAAATTGTAAGAAAATCTAACCCAGGACCTGGTTTATTAAAGAGGTCACATTATGCTTTTGGGggtttttgcatttcatttgatagtgtttatgtagcatttttgtgcatgtaaaaggtgaGCAATCGAGTTAGGctactctctcccacaggaaacattgctcctgcactgcctgaaacgCCTGGTTTGGAGTTGAGTTACTTTCTGCTGTAGCgttgttattttagatcacactaccttgcttgGCATGGCTggccctgctctgcctctgatggGCTACACCCGACCCGCTAAGTAATGTGCATATGCAGCTTAACATAAGATTGAACAGAGGCGAGATGAagttaaagcagaaaacaatgcCTATGGTTGTTTATATTGActaaagctgctgtaacttcctgtctgttttgcatttaGCAGTCTCCTCCCTCCTATATGTCACCACACCACATTCCGCATTTTGCTCCTGCACTTTATCAAATGTGTACTTACTGTAGCCTACTTTTCTATGATTGAGTATCCTACTACTGTATTAGTTAGTCAACTAGTTGATGAAAAGCAAATTAATTGTCAACTAGTTGAATAAGTGATCAATTGTCTCATGCAAAAATTGTCTGATATTTTTTGGTTccggcttcttaaatgtaacaaactgttgtttttttttcatcaaaatagctgttagttgcagctgtagcgtgtctctctttctttacttatttgttcatttgtttatctgtgtgtgtttttaggacCGACCTGAAGAAGATGAGAGAATCCAAAAGTGCTGACAATATCCAGTTTCTCCCTTTCCTCACCACGTGTCttaagtgagtgtgtgttgtgccGTCCTTGATCCCTCACTTTAGTAGCATTGTCGTCCTGTTCTGCTCAGCACACCTAATGCTCCCCTTGTTTCCATAGTAACCTTGGCTGGTTGTATTACGGGCTTCTGAAGAGAGATCAGACAATCGTCCTGGTCAACATCATTGGAGCTCTGCTCCAGATCCTCTACATCATCGTGTACATCcactacacaaaacaaaaggtcagCTGGGTCTCATGTATACAACTCAACTTTATATCAGTGTGTTGTGACActcagcatctgtgtgtttcagagggtGGTGATGTCTCAGGCCTTAGCAGCAGGGATGGTGCTGATCTGCGGCTGGTTCTACTTCTCAATGTTCCTCCCTGAGGGAGACACTCGGCTCAGCCAGCTTGGCCTCACCTGCAGCGTGGTCACAGTCAGCATGTACCTGTCCCCGCTCACCGACCTGGTACAGCTCACATgcagaacagacacacagcatatataaaaaaaaacaacaacaacaaatgaactGACTCGTCTCACTGGATTCATGGATAATGTGCTTTTGAAGTGATGTTTTTTGAAGTCTCAGTTGGTCTGATAAGCGTTAAAAATATCTTTTATCTCACAGAAAATGCTGATATTCACATtataaaaagtgatgaaaatatCATACGCTTAATTGATTTGTCAGTGgacaaaaatattgtgttgTGAACGTGTCTGTCTTTGACGTCACCAGTCAAAGAAAAATTGGTCCCAGCCcatgctttttgtgttttatatcacaGTCAGCTGCAGGTTGAAGGACAAGACAGGCAGTTTTGAGACCTCAACTTGgaatttgaaaaatatttaatgattaaCCAGCTCATCCCTAATCTTGCTAAGATTAGGGGGGAGAATTGATTaacattgattttatttatgtcaaTACCCTTATCATTTCTGCTTTTTGGTGGGATTCACCATCAACTCAGCTGTTATCTTTGAGTCTGAACACAGTGTAGAAATGGAGAAGACAAAAGGCATGAATGTGAGTTGATTTTTGTTTAGTCGATTTTATAAGGGATTAACGCATGGAatttgattgaaaaaaacagGCATATTCAGGTGGCTGGTATTAGCAAGGTACCAAACTGCAACCAAAGAACAAAATAATTGATACTTACTTACAATACTTCTGTTGAGAGAAGATAAGTAGTGAAGTTACTAAATCATTGCTCAGCTCAGAATGATACTTCTCATCCATGATGAATAGTGATTGCTAAAcccagagaaagagaaagtgcaGTCAGTTTCCTCTGACGTGTGTTgtttagttattattattattattattattattattattattattattattattattattattattattattattatttaattatgcaATATTCcctttttattgatttgttaaTTCATACTGCATGGCCTCTAAGTTGCACATTAGCGCCTCTTTTCAATGTCTCTTTTTAACACAAATGTATGACTTTGATTTAAGAAACTCAGCCTTTTCTCAGAATattacctctctctctgtgctgattATTTTTCCTACTATGGCCCTAATAGTCTGTCCtagttttctctctcctttctatAAAATTGCGATACTTGAACATTATGGCTACGTTCAATCCAAACAGCTCGAGCACATTTAGTTTAGCTTTTCTGACCATATGCTTCATTGAACTTGTGTACAGACAGCTGGCAGCATCTGTTCAGTCTAACTCGGTCAACTCTGCACGTGCAGATATTTACCACTGAAGGAATCAATCCCCTGTTCTCTGTCTTTACTTTTGTCTCTTTGAGTCATCTCGTCTTGTTCTCCGTTCACtgtcctgtttgtctccttccctccatctgaCTCACAGCCCTGAATGACCCCTAGTCAGTTTCCTGCCTTTCTTTCCCTCATCTGCATCTTCCTGTTATTCTCagtatctgtttgtttcttgtcccCTTGGCTCCAGGCTGTTATCTCCTTACAGTTCACGTGATTTTATGGTGGCACTAAATCTCAAGCCACACTCATGACAACCTAAACCTTAAGATG includes:
- the slc50a1 gene encoding sugar transporter SWEET1, which translates into the protein MDLLQLLSWACIVFTVGMFSTGLTDLKKMRESKSADNIQFLPFLTTCLNNLGWLYYGLLKRDQTIVLVNIIGALLQILYIIVYIHYTKQKRVVMSQALAAGMVLICGWFYFSMFLPEGDTRLSQLGLTCSVVTVSMYLSPLTDLVGIVRSGDVQCLSFPLTVATLFTSTSWVLYGLQLNDYFIVVPNMPGIFTSLIRFYLFWRFASVNQGSPSYKPMHL